A single genomic interval of Oceanithermus profundus DSM 14977 harbors:
- a CDS encoding tetratricopeptide repeat protein yields MRKRSWIWLLTLTMAMIGSSWAQSEQAQPEQKEPSVKAYLLVGDVYYSSGEYDAAMIAFRRALEKEPNNVYALYGLGRTQLKMHQFTAAIENLKRAIAIDGSYAPLYVALAQAYTDRYLYAEDKTAAEKFLDQALLILDDARTIDPNYHAIYNQRGLVYQYKGELDKAEAAFKQALAIAPDDAVVRYNLAQVYLSQGKLDEALDMLAQGVALDPASAQLQLLYGKVLAVKGRLVEAEQALAKATELAPLNASTWLNLGQVYYLEKKFAEAIDTLDKAIELDPLGFPEAYFYLGRSHLEAGHVDDARLNLTKAIKLAPDNADYHYWLARALIAAGENDAARTELERALELAPNHQEAKKALSALK; encoded by the coding sequence ATGCGAAAACGGTCCTGGATTTGGTTACTTACCCTGACGATGGCGATGATCGGCTCGTCCTGGGCCCAGTCGGAGCAGGCCCAGCCTGAGCAGAAGGAACCGAGCGTCAAGGCCTACCTGCTGGTGGGCGACGTCTACTATTCCTCCGGGGAGTACGACGCGGCGATGATCGCCTTTCGCCGGGCGCTGGAAAAGGAGCCCAACAACGTCTACGCGCTCTACGGGCTGGGCCGCACCCAGCTGAAGATGCACCAGTTCACCGCGGCGATCGAGAACCTGAAACGCGCGATCGCCATCGACGGCAGCTACGCACCGCTCTACGTGGCGCTGGCGCAGGCCTACACCGACCGCTACCTGTACGCCGAGGACAAGACGGCCGCCGAAAAGTTCCTGGACCAGGCGCTGCTGATCCTCGACGACGCGCGCACGATCGACCCCAACTACCACGCCATCTACAACCAGCGCGGCCTCGTCTATCAGTACAAGGGCGAGCTCGACAAGGCCGAGGCCGCCTTCAAGCAGGCCTTGGCGATCGCGCCCGACGACGCCGTGGTGCGCTACAACCTCGCCCAGGTCTACCTGTCTCAGGGCAAGCTTGACGAAGCCCTCGACATGCTGGCGCAGGGCGTCGCCCTCGATCCGGCGTCGGCGCAGTTGCAGCTGCTCTACGGCAAGGTGCTGGCCGTCAAGGGCCGCCTGGTCGAGGCGGAGCAGGCGCTGGCCAAGGCCACCGAGCTGGCGCCGCTGAACGCGAGCACCTGGCTCAACCTGGGGCAGGTCTACTACCTCGAGAAGAAGTTCGCCGAGGCCATCGACACCCTGGACAAGGCGATCGAGCTCGACCCCCTCGGTTTCCCCGAAGCGTACTTCTACCTGGGGCGTTCCCACCTGGAAGCCGGCCACGTCGACGACGCCCGCCTCAACCTCACGAAGGCGATCAAGCTCGCCCCCGACAACGCCGACTACCACTACTGGTTGGCCCGGGCGCTGATCGCCGCGGGGGAGAACGACGCGGCGCGGACCGAGCTGGAACGCGCCCTCGAGCTCGCCCCCAACCACCAGGAGGCCAAGAAGGCCCTCTCCGCGCTAAAGTAG
- a CDS encoding DNA double-strand break repair nuclease NurA: MKPRLRLDVWSPDHAAPEAALAQPLPELQAEPVAADGPWAPKREAADWPGSLFFVDGRFRTDALVYLDDAPALLVSVAVGAVGLEPGRAFYDEAAFAVRRYLVAPPGAWPEPRFTPAPGLDYELVEAEGEPEALRAAAMERRGALEMGLGDGLRARHPGALVLHDGPLHRLPAAQTAGRLGFAKTHHRGYLNAENAALLGELAAGERTPVFAFARGERRFYSWYLRLPLEPDRPYAAAATLLRVETAAPEAEALELARVSLGIFPRLASRPFRDPRAPQNLVPVGALERELGRRLGSAGLIRRRLLEHIKREAV, from the coding sequence ATGAAACCCCGCCTGCGCCTCGACGTCTGGAGTCCGGACCACGCCGCGCCGGAGGCGGCGCTCGCCCAGCCCCTGCCGGAGCTGCAGGCCGAGCCCGTCGCCGCGGACGGCCCCTGGGCGCCCAAGCGTGAGGCGGCGGACTGGCCGGGTTCGCTCTTCTTCGTGGACGGGCGGTTCCGCACCGACGCCCTGGTCTACCTCGACGACGCGCCCGCGCTGCTCGTCAGCGTGGCCGTGGGGGCGGTGGGGCTCGAGCCCGGGCGCGCCTTCTACGACGAGGCCGCCTTCGCGGTGCGCCGTTACCTGGTCGCGCCGCCCGGGGCCTGGCCGGAGCCGCGGTTCACCCCGGCCCCTGGGCTCGACTACGAGCTCGTCGAGGCCGAGGGCGAGCCCGAAGCGCTGCGCGCTGCGGCGATGGAGCGCCGGGGCGCCTTGGAAATGGGGCTGGGCGACGGACTGCGCGCGCGTCATCCCGGGGCCCTGGTGCTGCACGACGGTCCGCTGCACCGACTGCCTGCGGCCCAGACCGCGGGGCGGCTCGGCTTCGCCAAGACCCACCACCGCGGCTACCTGAACGCCGAGAATGCGGCGCTGCTGGGCGAGCTGGCGGCGGGCGAGCGGACGCCGGTCTTCGCCTTCGCGCGCGGAGAGCGCCGTTTCTATTCGTGGTACCTGCGGCTGCCGCTCGAGCCCGATCGGCCCTACGCGGCCGCGGCGACGCTCCTGCGGGTCGAGACCGCGGCGCCCGAGGCCGAGGCCCTGGAGCTCGCCCGGGTCTCGCTCGGCATCTTCCCGCGCCTGGCCTCACGGCCCTTCCGAGACCCCCGGGCGCCGCAGAACCTGGTGCCGGTGGGGGCGCTCGAGCGCGAGCTGGGGCGCAGGCTGGGCAGCGCGGGCCTGATCCGCAGGCGTCTGCTCGAACACATCAAGCGGGAGGCGGTATGA
- a CDS encoding metallophosphoesterase family protein — protein sequence MRVLHTADWHLGKVLKGVDRTPEIADALKDHLRIVREEKIDLVVVAGDLFDRPRVSAEAEAAAFEFFLGLRELGVPALVISGNHDSRPRLEALAPLLELAGAHVRGEVRVRGEGGAVRRDWGEAALLPFLSERRAVKAAQLLEADEGSWQHGYSETVGRLIANLTAGFGPGRINLLVAHLTLAGANLKLGGGEFSFYVGNSYAVEPDRLPTTATYVALGHIHRQQKVSDAPAAWYSGSLVQLDFGEGEDAERGVLVVELEPDRPPVVHPIDPGWGKPLRTFRLEPDQLDRRLDEVENWPGYAKLIIAGPANSALRERLYQENPHLLEVRFEAEAPDPLAEAAAEVESLSWPEAYERYLREVRGLEEAGELLAAFRELYEEGHASA from the coding sequence TTGCGCGTCCTCCATACCGCCGACTGGCACCTGGGCAAGGTGCTCAAGGGGGTCGACCGCACCCCGGAGATCGCCGACGCCCTAAAGGATCACCTGCGCATCGTGCGGGAAGAGAAGATCGACCTGGTGGTCGTCGCCGGCGACCTCTTCGACCGCCCCCGGGTGAGCGCCGAGGCCGAGGCGGCGGCCTTCGAGTTCTTTCTGGGGCTGCGCGAGCTGGGGGTCCCGGCGCTGGTGATCAGCGGTAACCACGATTCGCGCCCGCGTCTGGAGGCGCTGGCGCCGCTTTTGGAGCTGGCCGGCGCGCACGTGCGCGGCGAGGTGCGGGTGCGCGGCGAGGGCGGGGCGGTGCGGCGGGACTGGGGCGAGGCGGCGCTTTTGCCCTTCCTTTCCGAACGCCGCGCCGTCAAAGCGGCGCAGCTGCTCGAGGCCGACGAGGGGAGCTGGCAGCACGGCTACTCGGAGACCGTCGGGAGGCTCATCGCCAACCTGACCGCAGGCTTCGGGCCCGGTCGGATCAACCTGCTCGTCGCCCACCTGACCCTCGCCGGGGCCAACCTGAAGCTGGGCGGAGGGGAGTTCAGCTTCTACGTGGGCAACAGCTACGCAGTCGAGCCGGACAGGCTGCCGACGACCGCGACCTACGTGGCCCTGGGGCACATCCACCGGCAGCAGAAGGTCTCGGACGCGCCGGCCGCCTGGTACTCGGGTTCGCTGGTGCAGCTCGACTTTGGCGAAGGCGAGGACGCCGAACGGGGGGTGCTGGTCGTGGAGCTCGAGCCCGACCGGCCGCCCGTCGTCCACCCCATCGACCCCGGTTGGGGCAAGCCGCTGCGCACCTTTCGCCTGGAGCCCGACCAACTCGACCGGCGCCTCGACGAGGTGGAAAACTGGCCCGGTTACGCCAAGCTGATCATCGCCGGACCGGCCAACAGCGCCCTGCGTGAGCGGTTGTATCAGGAAAACCCCCACCTGCTCGAGGTCCGCTTCGAGGCCGAGGCTCCCGATCCGCTGGCCGAGGCCGCGGCCGAGGTGGAGAGCCTGAGCTGGCCCGAGGCCTACGAGCGCTACCTGCGCGAGGTGCGCGGGCTCGAGGAAGCCGGCGAGCTGCTCGCCGCCTTCCGCGAGCTCTACGAGGAGGGGCATGCGTCCGCTTAG
- a CDS encoding ATP-binding protein yields the protein MKQEAIGVVLGSREASPLEFWIGIQDGLVRLDDVVWVEADHGGLEVRYYGMVDRVHKVLEGTQFDSDTFLAAGNLIPTNTAYVAHVTVTRLEPEEYLPPDPGSPVYLARQEALENALYYDRMKQKLPVGFMRNGEPAYVNLAFLDGRQGGHVNISGISGVAAKTSYALFLLHSLYNSGVLEDAASAKTLIFNVKGQDLFYLDKPNRELNEKERERYRRLGLEPEPFSSVAFFAPPRLAQGQGHLVAASSRAEGVRPYHWSIVDFCQDGLLPFLFTDRGAMSNLGFLIDHVTARLAALARGQEGPELYVDDWPEGPTGEAGAFDSLGRVKIGSFGQLVDYLEFQLLGAESEGEAASGNHHWTARQHTGTLQAFVRRLRAASRSVGHLVRGDAPSNAPDPLGSPAQVNVVDIHNLSPQAQMFVVGALLRRVFAAKESGSHRGKVFVVLDELNKYAPREGESPIKDILLDIAERGRSLGVILIGAQQTASEVERRVVGNAAVRVVGRLDAAEAERPEYRYLPGAFRDRALILPQGTMILHQPEVPVPIAVQFPYPAWATKAGEAAEDVSDEALKDELGL from the coding sequence ATGAAGCAAGAAGCGATCGGCGTCGTCCTCGGCAGTCGCGAGGCGAGCCCCCTGGAGTTCTGGATCGGCATTCAAGACGGACTGGTGCGCCTCGACGACGTGGTCTGGGTGGAGGCCGACCACGGCGGCCTCGAGGTCCGCTACTACGGAATGGTCGACCGGGTGCACAAGGTGCTGGAAGGCACCCAGTTCGACTCCGACACCTTCCTGGCCGCGGGCAACCTGATCCCCACCAACACCGCCTACGTGGCCCACGTGACCGTGACCCGGCTCGAGCCGGAAGAATACCTGCCGCCCGACCCGGGCAGCCCCGTCTATCTGGCGCGGCAAGAAGCGCTGGAAAACGCCCTCTACTACGACCGCATGAAGCAGAAACTGCCGGTCGGCTTCATGCGTAACGGCGAGCCGGCCTACGTCAACCTGGCCTTCCTCGACGGCCGCCAGGGCGGCCACGTCAACATCTCGGGCATCTCGGGCGTGGCCGCCAAGACCAGCTACGCCCTCTTCCTGCTCCACAGCCTCTACAACTCGGGCGTGCTCGAAGACGCCGCCAGCGCCAAGACGCTGATCTTCAACGTCAAGGGGCAGGACCTCTTCTACCTTGACAAGCCCAACCGCGAGCTAAACGAAAAAGAACGCGAGCGCTACCGGCGGTTGGGGCTCGAGCCCGAACCCTTTTCCAGCGTCGCCTTCTTCGCGCCGCCCCGGCTGGCCCAGGGGCAGGGTCACCTGGTGGCCGCGAGCAGCCGCGCCGAAGGGGTGCGGCCGTACCACTGGTCCATCGTTGACTTCTGCCAGGACGGCCTGTTGCCCTTCCTCTTCACCGATCGGGGCGCGATGAGCAACCTGGGCTTCCTGATCGATCACGTGACCGCCCGCCTGGCGGCGCTGGCCCGCGGGCAGGAGGGCCCCGAGCTCTACGTGGACGACTGGCCCGAAGGGCCGACCGGGGAGGCCGGTGCCTTCGACTCGCTTGGTCGGGTCAAGATAGGCAGCTTCGGGCAGTTGGTGGACTATCTAGAGTTCCAGCTTTTGGGTGCCGAAAGCGAGGGCGAGGCGGCGAGCGGCAACCATCATTGGACCGCCCGCCAGCACACCGGCACGTTGCAGGCCTTCGTGCGCCGCCTGCGCGCCGCGTCCCGCAGCGTGGGCCACCTCGTGCGCGGGGATGCACCAAGCAACGCGCCTGATCCCTTGGGAAGCCCCGCACAAGTCAACGTCGTGGACATCCACAACCTCAGCCCGCAGGCCCAGATGTTCGTGGTGGGGGCGCTCTTGCGCCGCGTCTTCGCCGCCAAGGAGTCGGGGAGCCACCGGGGCAAGGTCTTCGTGGTGCTCGACGAGCTCAACAAGTACGCCCCGCGCGAAGGGGAGAGCCCCATCAAGGACATCCTCCTCGACATCGCCGAGCGCGGCCGCTCGCTGGGGGTCATCCTCATCGGGGCCCAGCAGACGGCCAGCGAGGTGGAGCGGCGGGTGGTGGGCAACGCCGCGGTGCGGGTGGTGGGTCGGCTCGATGCCGCCGAGGCCGAGCGCCCCGAGTACCGCTACCTGCCGGGGGCCTTCCGCGACCGGGCGCTGATCCTGCCCCAGGGCACGATGATCCTTCACCAGCCCGAGGTGCCCGTACCCATCGCCGTGCAGTTCCCTTACCCCGCCTGGGCGACCAAGGCCGGCGAGGCCGCGGAAGACGTATCCGACGAGGCGCTCAAGGACGAGCTGGGTCTATAG
- the aspS gene encoding aspartate--tRNA(Asn) ligase, which translates to MERTLTSEVPGKVGEEVELQGWLHWRRNLGGIQFILLRDRSGIVQVVLPGGLKLPLPESAVRVRGVVVQNDKAPGGYEVQAEDLEVLQPSQQPTPVEIPKEEWRANPETLLTYRYVTLRGEKARAPLKIQSALVRGFRKYLDSQGFTEIFTPKLVRAGAEGGANLFEVDYFGESAYLAQSPQLYKQIMVGVYERVYEVAPVWRAEEHATSRHLNEYLSLDVEMGFIDSDEDVMALEEELVRAMLEETAQTAGPELALLEVEMPKLPREIPRVPYAEAKRIVKEELGLGMGADLNDEAERALGAYFAEKYGTDFVFIVQYPESVRPFYTYPTGDGLTRGYDLLFRGLEITSGGQRIHDPDVIVQQLEKKGMDPQRFRDYIEVFKYGMPPHGGFAIGAERFTQKLIGLPNVRYARAFPRDRHRLEP; encoded by the coding sequence ATGGAACGAACGTTGACGAGCGAAGTACCGGGCAAGGTAGGCGAAGAGGTCGAGCTTCAGGGCTGGCTGCACTGGCGGCGCAACCTGGGGGGGATTCAGTTCATCCTCCTGCGCGACCGCAGCGGCATCGTGCAGGTGGTGCTCCCCGGCGGACTGAAGCTGCCCCTGCCCGAGTCGGCCGTGCGGGTGCGCGGCGTCGTGGTCCAAAACGACAAGGCCCCCGGAGGGTACGAGGTCCAGGCTGAGGATCTGGAGGTGCTGCAGCCCTCTCAGCAGCCCACGCCGGTGGAGATCCCCAAGGAAGAATGGCGCGCCAACCCCGAGACCCTGCTCACCTACCGCTACGTCACCCTGCGCGGCGAGAAGGCCCGGGCTCCGCTCAAGATCCAGTCGGCCCTGGTCCGCGGCTTCCGCAAGTACCTGGACAGCCAGGGCTTCACCGAGATCTTCACGCCCAAGCTGGTGCGCGCCGGCGCCGAGGGCGGGGCCAACCTCTTCGAGGTGGACTACTTCGGCGAGTCCGCATACCTGGCCCAGAGCCCCCAGCTCTACAAGCAGATCATGGTGGGCGTCTACGAGCGCGTCTACGAGGTGGCCCCGGTCTGGCGCGCCGAGGAACACGCCACCAGCCGCCACCTGAACGAATACCTGAGCCTCGACGTGGAGATGGGCTTCATCGACTCGGATGAGGACGTGATGGCGCTCGAGGAGGAGCTGGTGCGGGCAATGCTGGAAGAAACGGCCCAAACGGCGGGCCCGGAGCTCGCGCTCCTGGAGGTCGAGATGCCCAAGCTCCCGCGCGAGATCCCGCGGGTGCCCTACGCCGAGGCCAAACGCATCGTCAAGGAAGAGCTGGGACTGGGCATGGGCGCCGACCTCAACGACGAGGCCGAACGGGCCCTGGGGGCCTACTTTGCCGAGAAGTACGGCACCGACTTCGTCTTTATCGTCCAGTACCCCGAATCGGTGCGGCCCTTTTACACCTACCCCACCGGCGACGGCCTGACCCGCGGCTACGACCTGCTCTTCCGGGGGCTGGAGATCACCTCGGGCGGTCAGCGCATCCACGACCCGGACGTGATCGTGCAGCAGCTGGAAAAGAAGGGCATGGACCCTCAGCGCTTCCGCGACTACATTGAGGTCTTCAAGTACGGCATGCCCCCGCACGGCGGCTTCGCCATCGGCGCCGAGCGCTTCACGCAGAAGCTGATCGGCCTGCCCAACGTCCGCTACGCCCGCGCCTTCCCCCGCGATCGGCACCGGTTGGAGCCGTAA
- the murJ gene encoding murein biosynthesis integral membrane protein MurJ, translated as MSKKRILHNTLIVMAGTLASRVLGVVRQGVLNNFFDKALTDAFLVAYRVPNLFREILAEGAVTNALIPVLAELPEGERARFKRRFAAFLLGVNLLVVGLGVLFAPQLAALLLAADTPLDPGLVTYLIRLVMPFLLAISMSALFGAFLQSEERFFGPSFAPLAYNVAAIAVMLAWPGSATALALAYVLGGFLQAAVQIPALKGFALELAWHPAIRQASLLMAPFVFTTSTRQFLIVVLYALITGMPEGAVTGFSNADMTYLMALGLFSVSPATALYPRLSALAAAGDGAGFARLLEQGLERVAVLLGWSGALMAALAPWIVAVLFAWKPGFDADVFRFSVEAMRALGLALVPWGLYNLYVRGLYAQKLIRVAVLISAGLLLLNTLGYYLLVPYGMFVLNLATLGAGLVGLVWMVVLYGREKVLEPARQGTLVLKVTLAMLAGGFAAAWTAAGVGPARDLAVSLLPLLAGAAAGSAVYFLAARLLGLPVRLGR; from the coding sequence TTGAGTAAGAAACGCATCTTGCACAACACCCTCATCGTGATGGCGGGCACGCTGGCCAGCCGGGTGCTGGGGGTGGTGCGCCAGGGCGTGCTCAACAACTTTTTCGACAAGGCGCTCACCGACGCCTTTTTGGTGGCCTACCGGGTGCCCAACCTCTTCCGTGAGATCCTGGCCGAGGGGGCGGTGACCAACGCCCTCATCCCCGTTCTCGCCGAGCTGCCCGAAGGCGAGCGCGCGCGCTTCAAACGGCGGTTCGCCGCCTTCTTGCTGGGGGTGAACCTGCTGGTCGTGGGGCTGGGGGTGCTCTTCGCGCCGCAGCTGGCCGCGCTGCTGCTGGCGGCGGACACCCCGCTCGACCCCGGGCTCGTCACCTACCTGATCCGCCTGGTCATGCCCTTCCTGCTGGCCATCAGCATGTCCGCGCTCTTCGGGGCTTTCTTGCAGTCGGAAGAACGCTTCTTCGGCCCCAGCTTCGCGCCTTTGGCCTACAACGTCGCGGCGATCGCGGTGATGCTCGCCTGGCCGGGAAGCGCCACCGCCCTGGCCCTAGCCTACGTGCTGGGCGGTTTTCTGCAGGCGGCGGTGCAAATTCCCGCGCTCAAGGGGTTCGCGCTCGAGCTCGCCTGGCATCCCGCCATCCGCCAGGCCTCGTTGCTGATGGCCCCCTTCGTCTTCACCACCTCCACGCGCCAGTTCCTGATCGTCGTGCTCTACGCCCTCATCACCGGCATGCCCGAGGGGGCGGTGACCGGGTTCAGCAACGCCGACATGACCTACCTGATGGCGCTGGGGTTGTTCTCGGTCTCGCCGGCGACGGCGCTCTACCCGCGGCTTTCGGCGCTCGCCGCCGCGGGCGACGGCGCGGGGTTCGCGCGGCTCTTGGAACAGGGGCTCGAGCGGGTGGCCGTGCTGCTCGGCTGGTCGGGCGCACTGATGGCGGCGCTCGCGCCCTGGATCGTGGCCGTGCTCTTCGCCTGGAAGCCGGGTTTCGACGCCGACGTCTTCCGCTTCAGCGTCGAAGCGATGCGCGCCTTGGGATTGGCGCTGGTTCCCTGGGGGCTTTACAACCTCTACGTGCGGGGGTTGTACGCCCAGAAGCTGATCCGGGTGGCCGTCTTGATCAGCGCCGGCCTGCTCCTGCTCAACACCCTGGGGTACTACCTGCTCGTGCCCTACGGGATGTTCGTGCTCAACCTGGCGACGCTGGGGGCGGGACTGGTGGGGCTGGTGTGGATGGTGGTCCTGTACGGCCGGGAGAAGGTGCTCGAGCCCGCCCGGCAGGGCACGCTCGTCCTCAAGGTGACGCTCGCGATGCTGGCCGGCGGCTTCGCCGCGGCCTGGACGGCGGCGGGGGTGGGGCCGGCGCGCGACCTCGCGGTTTCGCTGCTTCCCTTGCTGGCGGGTGCGGCCGCGGGCAGCGCGGTCTATTTTCTGGCCGCCCGCCTTCTGGGTCTTCCCGTCCGCCTGGGGCGGTAG
- a CDS encoding AAA family ATPase, translating into MRPLRLDLEGFGAFARHASVDFSDVELFAITGPTGSGKTTLLDAMTFALYGETPRMGRKGLKALLHPGTKKAWVQLVFRLGDEVWRVTRVIAGKTEARLERQLGAEWQLSSASEKVKTLNAAVERLLGLDYDAFTRAILLPQGRFDAFLKGDSRERRELLFSLYGLAGLAELRERAVARLGELRERLAAAQQRAEVYRDASEAAVEAAREELRGLREERGRLAGEIERLEKEVRRLDELAELWQEKARLQARRQALAAETGRMTEVEGWLERARAAEKALPEVLRLEEARARLAKQERELEKLESAYRAISTKWEKHNEAFDEGELEDLRGRVATLPLLEAKARTLAVLGGAEGPGPAAAYDERAYREAEERLRALRERQRAAAEAERLRKRRDELARRREELAGELRQKKAALENLTAEGKRAADEVEKLRARYEEEQKRASVAAYRHLLEPGKPCPLCLQEVGRLPEGTEVGPLARLEEALRAKQAELQELRGQWSETSGEAKGIERQIAELEKQLALLEGDLKRLEAGAPVEVEELAELEQRLAAMRRGLAQEVAGQTGGQEPGAYARALRERLARLEKQAREGERLRRQAEEASVALRAARERRQALAEALAPLEESVAALLQQLGFASAAEVAPARRSPEELAQLEAQLARWREERGYVEKRLEEVGRLLEDKPRIEPAELEQKKAQLTGLGQRRAELESRLGAAEERLERLERDLQRRREAEKEAAELVQKVGVWEQLAEDLKGHKFPDYLLERLQLDMLARASELLFTLSQHRYRFRLTDGVYHVEDLWTGAVRPAKTLSGGETFLASLSLALSLSEHLSRGRLGALFLDEGFGTLDAEALELAAEVLEALPTQGRMVGVVTHVPELAQRMPARLVVEKAPQGSQVRWET; encoded by the coding sequence ATGCGTCCGCTTAGGCTCGACCTCGAGGGGTTCGGCGCCTTCGCCCGGCACGCGTCGGTCGACTTTTCCGACGTCGAGCTCTTCGCGATCACCGGCCCCACCGGTTCGGGCAAGACAACGCTTCTCGACGCCATGACCTTCGCCCTCTACGGCGAAACCCCGCGCATGGGGCGCAAGGGGCTGAAGGCGCTGCTCCACCCCGGCACGAAGAAGGCCTGGGTGCAGCTCGTCTTCCGGTTGGGGGACGAGGTCTGGCGGGTGACGCGGGTGATCGCCGGCAAGACGGAGGCGCGGCTCGAGCGCCAGCTGGGCGCCGAGTGGCAGCTGTCGAGCGCCTCGGAGAAGGTGAAGACGCTCAACGCCGCCGTCGAACGGCTGCTGGGCCTCGACTACGATGCCTTCACCCGCGCCATCCTGCTGCCGCAGGGGCGGTTCGACGCTTTCTTGAAGGGCGACAGCCGCGAGCGGCGCGAGCTGCTCTTTTCGCTCTACGGCCTCGCCGGTCTGGCGGAGCTGCGCGAACGGGCGGTGGCGCGGCTGGGTGAGCTGCGCGAACGCCTAGCGGCGGCGCAGCAGCGCGCCGAAGTCTACCGGGACGCCAGCGAGGCGGCGGTGGAGGCGGCGCGCGAGGAGCTCCGAGGCCTGCGCGAGGAGCGCGGGCGGCTTGCGGGAGAGATCGAGCGTTTGGAGAAGGAGGTCCGACGGCTGGACGAGCTGGCCGAGCTCTGGCAGGAGAAGGCGCGCCTCCAGGCGCGCCGGCAGGCGCTCGCGGCCGAGACCGGGCGGATGACCGAGGTGGAGGGCTGGCTCGAGCGCGCCCGAGCGGCCGAGAAGGCGCTGCCCGAGGTGCTTCGTCTGGAAGAGGCGCGGGCGCGCCTCGCGAAGCAGGAGCGCGAGCTCGAAAAGCTGGAGAGCGCGTACCGGGCGATAAGCACGAAATGGGAAAAACATAACGAAGCCTTCGACGAAGGCGAGCTGGAAGACCTGCGCGGCCGGGTGGCGACGCTGCCGCTGCTCGAGGCCAAGGCCCGCACGCTGGCGGTCCTGGGCGGAGCGGAGGGGCCGGGCCCGGCAGCGGCCTACGACGAACGCGCTTACCGCGAGGCCGAGGAGCGCTTGCGGGCGTTGCGGGAGCGGCAGCGGGCGGCGGCCGAGGCGGAACGCCTGCGCAAGCGCCGGGACGAGCTGGCCCGCCGGCGGGAGGAGCTGGCGGGGGAGCTGCGGCAGAAGAAGGCGGCGCTCGAAAACCTGACCGCCGAGGGCAAGCGGGCGGCGGACGAGGTGGAAAAGCTGCGGGCCCGCTACGAAGAGGAGCAGAAACGTGCCTCGGTGGCCGCCTACCGCCACCTGCTCGAGCCCGGCAAGCCCTGCCCGCTGTGCCTGCAAGAGGTCGGCAGGCTCCCCGAGGGCACCGAGGTGGGCCCGCTCGCTCGGCTGGAGGAGGCGCTGCGCGCAAAGCAAGCCGAGCTGCAGGAGCTGCGCGGCCAGTGGTCGGAAACGAGCGGCGAGGCCAAGGGCATCGAACGCCAGATCGCCGAGCTGGAAAAGCAGCTGGCCTTGCTCGAAGGCGACCTGAAGCGCCTCGAGGCCGGCGCGCCGGTGGAGGTGGAGGAGCTCGCGGAGCTGGAGCAGAGGCTCGCCGCCATGCGCCGCGGCCTCGCGCAGGAGGTGGCCGGCCAGACCGGCGGCCAGGAGCCGGGGGCCTACGCCCGCGCGCTGCGCGAGCGTCTGGCCCGCCTGGAGAAGCAGGCCCGCGAGGGCGAGCGACTGCGCCGGCAGGCCGAGGAGGCGTCGGTCGCCTTGCGCGCGGCCCGGGAGCGCCGCCAGGCGCTGGCCGAAGCGCTGGCACCCCTGGAAGAGAGCGTAGCCGCCCTCTTGCAGCAGCTGGGGTTCGCGAGCGCCGCAGAGGTCGCCCCGGCGCGGCGCAGCCCCGAAGAACTGGCGCAGCTGGAAGCGCAGCTCGCACGCTGGCGCGAGGAGCGCGGCTACGTTGAAAAGCGCCTGGAAGAGGTGGGCCGGTTACTCGAGGACAAGCCCCGGATCGAACCGGCGGAGCTCGAGCAGAAGAAAGCGCAGCTCACCGGGCTGGGCCAGCGGAGGGCGGAGCTGGAGTCGCGGCTTGGTGCGGCCGAGGAGCGGCTCGAGCGGCTCGAGCGCGACCTGCAGCGGAGACGCGAGGCGGAAAAGGAGGCCGCCGAGCTGGTGCAAAAGGTGGGCGTCTGGGAGCAACTGGCCGAGGATCTGAAGGGGCACAAGTTCCCCGACTACCTGCTCGAACGGCTGCAGCTCGACATGCTGGCCCGCGCCTCCGAGCTGCTTTTCACCCTTTCGCAACACCGCTACCGCTTTCGTCTGACCGACGGCGTCTACCACGTCGAGGACCTCTGGACCGGCGCGGTGCGGCCGGCGAAGACGCTGTCGGGCGGCGAGACCTTCCTGGCTTCGCTCAGCCTGGCGCTCTCGCTTTCCGAGCACCTCTCGCGCGGACGCCTGGGGGCGCTCTTCCTCGACGAGGGCTTCGGCACCCTCGACGCCGAGGCGCTGGAGCTGGCCGCCGAGGTGCTGGAGGCGCTGCCCACCCAGGGGCGGATGGTGGGGGTGGTGACCCACGTGCCCGAGCTGGCCCAGCGCATGCCGGCGCGGCTGGTGGTGGAGAAGGCGCCGCAGGGCAGCCAGGTCCGCTGGGAGACGTAG